Proteins found in one Paenibacillus sp. FSL R10-2782 genomic segment:
- a CDS encoding response regulator transcription factor has translation MSIKILIIEDEKSLADMIALHLQEEGYLTELIYDSKQAVSTLIRFKPDIIVTDLLFSGMVECALIGQLRQYTTVPVLVISNNTLLNIRIKALEDGADDFLCKPFNLRELTARIKALLRRCGRSMPAESQAITKKLKKVRVWVNDYRHSLLVDDREVEVTQIEFSIIKELSCYPGKVFTRSELMDRIKGGDGAYLDRTIDVHISSLRKKIERDPKNPQHIRTVWGRGYKYEM, from the coding sequence ATGTCCATTAAAATACTTATCATTGAAGATGAAAAAAGTTTGGCAGATATGATCGCCCTTCATCTTCAGGAAGAAGGTTATCTTACCGAACTTATTTACGATTCCAAGCAAGCAGTTTCGACACTTATACGTTTTAAGCCTGATATTATTGTGACTGATCTTTTGTTTTCCGGTATGGTCGAATGCGCACTAATCGGCCAACTCCGTCAATATACGACGGTTCCTGTGCTGGTGATCTCCAACAATACCCTTCTGAATATAAGAATTAAAGCACTGGAAGACGGAGCGGATGATTTTTTATGCAAGCCATTCAACCTGAGAGAGCTAACCGCCCGTATCAAAGCCTTACTTCGCCGCTGTGGCCGCAGCATGCCTGCCGAGTCCCAAGCCATAACCAAAAAACTCAAAAAAGTGCGGGTCTGGGTGAATGATTACCGTCACAGCCTGTTGGTCGATGACCGGGAGGTTGAAGTGACTCAAATCGAATTTTCCATTATAAAAGAGCTATCCTGCTATCCAGGCAAAGTCTTTACCCGCAGCGAGCTGATGGATCGGATTAAAGGCGGAGACGGTGCCTATCTCGATCGCACGATTGACGTACATATTTCCAGTCTCCGCAAAAAAATCGAACGCGATCCCAAAAATCCTCAGCACATCCGTACCGTTTGGGGCCGAGGGTACAAATACGAGATGTAG
- a CDS encoding ATP-binding protein has protein sequence MKRWALLKPGWQKLILYLLVLGATVLLAIAIQWFIVREFSGQLADIQDEQLRYEVQDLSSRISEHYAAWQAELNELASSLGRNILNQGTRQYTEGFKRKSGAFYVLDEQYRVIAGRDNREMKSAVQQIKLLQNGCAVSSFVTEDHQPAQYIVCRIQGAQTGGFMVRTIDSGMLSGIIKSKPINPHETLFYNDQFKVVASLNTSDINRTDITGVTRRLLEGNTGVVEDQGVKHGIGFSRVGEEALYISVEDVDQDAAQRISSFRKKVRLVMALLLLILWAMLVQFRKQIVKDTLVNNQVRDQRRDEDMRQQQDTYYLPLMQTIEQRLQELQEQTARLTGGDDLKLLGFYHDLANRFEAASSQGKGASHEELEYFRELNENFIQGRLKQESSLGGLLTGVRTLRNELEEKMHDNSGISFTDMNVVLSESLKWANRSMNMKEIQVILRQEPVPSIAAQAPMLYKTIQGLLENAVKAMGQVDELSEVQERGRTGLRSKRQTQVLKVSSRLEEGEIVITIEDTGGGIDDKMRWSYFQPEYSQNSQEHTFSLYHMDAYLKTISGRLKLRNTDKGLQAIVRLRR, from the coding sequence ATGAAGCGATGGGCGTTGTTGAAACCGGGTTGGCAAAAGCTGATCCTGTACCTGCTTGTTCTGGGCGCGACCGTGCTTCTGGCGATTGCGATTCAATGGTTTATCGTTCGGGAGTTCAGCGGTCAATTGGCGGACATTCAGGACGAGCAGCTCCGGTATGAGGTGCAGGATTTGTCCAGTCGTATATCCGAGCACTACGCGGCATGGCAGGCTGAACTGAATGAGCTGGCCTCCAGCCTCGGCAGAAATATACTGAATCAGGGGACACGTCAGTATACCGAGGGCTTTAAGCGTAAAAGCGGGGCATTTTATGTGCTGGATGAACAGTATCGTGTGATTGCCGGACGTGATAACCGTGAGATGAAAAGCGCGGTACAGCAAATTAAATTGCTGCAAAATGGCTGTGCCGTAAGCTCCTTTGTGACGGAGGATCATCAGCCTGCGCAGTATATCGTGTGCAGGATTCAAGGGGCGCAGACTGGTGGCTTTATGGTGCGTACCATTGACTCCGGTATGCTCAGCGGTATCATCAAGAGTAAACCGATCAATCCGCACGAGACTTTATTTTATAATGATCAATTTAAGGTCGTAGCTTCCCTCAACACATCGGATATCAATCGGACAGACATTACGGGTGTAACCCGCAGGTTGCTGGAGGGCAATACGGGTGTTGTTGAAGATCAGGGAGTGAAACATGGCATAGGGTTCAGCCGCGTTGGGGAAGAGGCTCTTTACATTTCAGTTGAGGATGTTGATCAGGACGCTGCCCAGCGAATTAGCTCTTTTCGCAAAAAGGTGCGGCTGGTCATGGCTCTGCTATTGTTGATACTATGGGCCATGCTCGTACAGTTTCGCAAACAGATCGTGAAGGATACGCTCGTGAATAATCAGGTGCGGGACCAACGGCGGGATGAAGATATGCGTCAGCAGCAGGATACGTATTACTTGCCGTTAATGCAGACGATTGAGCAGCGGCTACAAGAGTTGCAAGAGCAGACTGCCCGCCTGACTGGCGGAGATGACTTGAAGCTGTTAGGCTTTTATCATGATCTGGCGAACCGCTTTGAAGCAGCTTCCAGTCAGGGGAAGGGAGCATCCCATGAGGAATTGGAATATTTCCGTGAGCTAAATGAAAATTTCATTCAGGGACGTCTCAAACAGGAATCCTCACTGGGAGGGCTGCTGACCGGAGTCCGCACCTTGCGTAATGAGCTGGAAGAGAAGATGCACGACAATAGCGGAATCAGCTTCACGGATATGAACGTGGTATTGTCAGAGTCGCTGAAATGGGCGAACCGTTCGATGAACATGAAGGAAATTCAGGTCATCTTGCGGCAAGAGCCTGTTCCGTCCATTGCAGCCCAAGCACCAATGCTGTACAAGACGATTCAGGGACTGCTGGAAAATGCCGTGAAGGCGATGGGACAAGTGGATGAGCTATCGGAGGTTCAGGAGCGAGGTCGTACGGGTCTGCGCTCCAAGCGACAGACTCAAGTGCTTAAGGTCAGCTCGCGGCTGGAAGAAGGAGAAATCGTTATTACCATTGAGGATACGGGCGGCGGTATTGATGACAAGATGCGTTGGAGCTATTTTCAGCCTGAATATTCGCAAAATTCGCAGGAGCATACGTTCAGCCTGTATCATATGGATGCCTATCTAAAAACAATCAGTGGCCGCTTAAAGCTGCGTAATACGGATAAAGGCTTGCAGGCAATTGTTCGTTTGAGAAGATAA